One Falco biarmicus isolate bFalBia1 chromosome 9, bFalBia1.pri, whole genome shotgun sequence genomic region harbors:
- the RAB14 gene encoding ras-related protein Rab-14, whose product MATAPYNYSYIFKYIIIGDMGVGKSCLLHQFTEKKFMADCPHTIGVEFGTRIIEVSGQKIKLQIWDTAGQERFRAVTRSYYRGAAGALMVYDITRRSTYNHLSSWLTDARNLTNPNTVIILIGNKADLEAQRDVTYEEAKQFAEENGLLFLEASAKTGENVEDAFLEAAKKIYQNIQDGSLDLNAAESGVQHKPSAPQGGRLTSEPQPQREGCGC is encoded by the exons ATGGCAACTGCACCTTACAACTATTCCTACATCTTTAAGTACATCATTATTG GGGACATGGGTGTAGGAAAGTCCTGTTTGCTTCATCAGTTTACAGAAAAGAAGT TTATGGCAGACTGTCCCCACACAATTGGTGTTGAATTTGGCACAAGAATAATTGAAGTTAGTGGCCAAAAAATTAAACTACAGATTTGGGATACAGCAGGACAAGAGAGATTCAGGGCTGTCACACGAAGCTACtacagaggagcagcaggagctctCATGGTCTACGACATTACCAG AAGAAGTACGTATAATCACTTAAGCAGCTGGCTGACAGATGCAAGGAACCTCACCAATCCAAATACT GTGATAATCCTCATAGGAAATAAAGCAGATCTGGAAGCACAGAGGGATGTTACATATGAAGAAGCCAAAcaatttgctgaagaaaatg GTTTATTGTTCCTCGAAGCAAGTGCAAAAAC TGGAGAGAACGTTGAGGATGCGTTCCTGGAGGCTGCCAAGAAAATCTACCAGAATATCCAAGACGGAAGCCTGGATCTGAATGCTGCAGAATCGGGTGTACAGCACAAACCGTCAGCTCCGCAGGGGGGGCGACTAACCAGCGAACCCCAGCCCCAGAGAGAAGGCTGTGGCTGCTAG